The window AGCTTCGAGAATTGTTTGTTTCTAACAACAAAATCATTCATTTAATGAGAGAATGAGAATTTGGCTCAATCAGGACAAACTTCAAGTCTGGTAAAAACTCAAAGTAACAGGCATTTTAACACCAGAATTCAAGCATTTTCACCCTTTGTACTATAGCACAACGTATATGTTAATGTAGCCTAATCTAGCATTATTCACTTTTTAAAGAATGACTGTATATGCCAAAAATGAGTCCTACTACTTCATCAGACCTCTAGCAGTCACTTCCTCAGCTTTGAACAAGAGTTCTCCGAAGTTATGACCAAGTGCAGTCCGTGTGCAACCAACCAAACAGCAGTATATAATAAACCATCCAGCTAGCAGATAAGCCATGATTTTGGGAAAGGAAGTAGTAACTCTTCCTAGTGCAAATTTTTCATGTTGCAAGAAATGAATCGAAAGCAAAACCTACCTCTCAGCATTACAAGAAGAAGAGCGTTTCAGAACACCATGTCCGTCTCCTTCCTTCAGTACTTTAGACTCAACTACGCTCCCACTATAATATTCTTTGTCTTCCAATTTGAGGCCCATCACCTTTGCTTTCTCCGCTACGCAATCAAAGTCTCCAAACGTAACAGAAGTTGAGAACAACGGGGAGGGGAATTTCGAGTGGGAAAGCCTATCCTTATAGGAAGGAATAAGGCCAACACTATGGTTTTTCACTGATATGGACCCGCACGAGATCAATTGCATCAACAGATTTGAGGCTTTCAGCCTTGCATTGGTTTGCATTCGAATACGTTCCTCTTCCAGAATCCTAAAGCTGTTCATTTTACTCACATCAGCTCTTATCAGGGACTCCAAAGTCTCAGTTTTCCCTCCAGAAGAGGATGGAGTTGAGGGAGGAGGAGAAACAGTATCCCTACAGATTTCAGAATTATATTTCACTTGCGGCACTTGAGTTTCACCTATTTCATGGCATTCAGGTTCTAATGACCCATCATCCTCAGTCGATACACCCCTGGTACAAGTTTTCTGGGTTTCGGGTTTGTTAACATTTTCTTCTGTCTGAGTTGAAGCATCTGCCAATCCATCATTCTTGTAGATTTGGTATTCTGTCAACGGTAAGCTAagagaatcactctttccagctcTAGACTGTGGAGACACATCAGATGAACCGGTTTGTTGTCTTGGGGAAAGGTCATCATCTTCTTGGGAGTTTCTTGTCTCTTTCTCAGTCATGCTAGAAGAAGTGGAAGCCTCATCATGGCTCCTACAAGTAACCGGCTCCGGTAACTGCTTCAGGCTCTGTATTTTCCCATTGCTAATGGGGCCAAAACGTTCTGCAAGGCAAAATCCACAACCATCATAAGATTTCACCAGAATCAAAGAAAACACAACATGATGAAGACAAACAACACATAAACATAACATTCCTGACCTGAATTTGATTCGTAAAATAGCTCAGAGCCTTTGAGAACATACTCACTCCCATGAGCAGgtagaattagatcatcttcaCAGAGATCATGCCACACAAATCCGTTCTTGTAGCTTCtgaataaccaaaaaaaaaacaaacaactacATATGAAAAATGAACACAAAGCACAAACAATCTGGCCATAGAGTCAAGCAACAAAAAGCTTAACAATCTAGATTGCTTCATCCAACTAAAACTAATAAACATTAAGCAGCGTTGACTTTTCCTAAAATGCAAAAGCGAAACAAGGGATAAGGACAGATCCTATCAAGTCTCATCATTATTCTTTCTTCATCCTCCTTTGCATTTCTCACCACATAAAGAGGAGAcagtaattaattaacaaaagaaCTTGCTCACCTCTTACACGACCATGAATACAAAGAAGTCATGCCTCTACCTCTCAAAGCGTTTAGTCTATCAATCACATCTGCACACAAAGAATCCCTCAAAAAACCACACcccacaaacaaaaacaaaacaaaaatcacaaaaaacttTGAACTTTTCTACCTCTCAAATACAACCCATCAGGGGATGAAAGTGGAACCTCCATGAAATGAGGGTGCTCTAGCTGCCTGTTCCGGCAAAGATAGTAAAGCACCGGCACCTTCCGGTTCTGATGGTACTTTGGGGACTTTTCCGTCCACACTTTTGCCCTCTCTGGACTCACTTGCCGGTACTTCCTCATCCGAGCTTCCATTCCCACATTCACTAACTTGTCAAAATGCAAACTTTCTCCACAACTTGTTACTGGGTTTAAATTGTTAATTCTCTTCCACCATCACTCACAGCACACCATGAATCTTATTGAAGCTGAAAGATCATTAACAATAACAAAGCAATAATTATTAAACAATAAATGAAAGACCTTTGTTAAAATGACCAATAAGAAATGTCATACAGGAATCTATGTAGTCTCACGTTGGCTTGTTTAGTTGCAAATTAAGAATCAAGCCTAGAAGAACGTGAAGTGTTACAAAATTCCAAATGAATTGGGGGGTTAATGAGGgaatgagaagaaaatggagagaGAGAAACGGGTGTGAAGAATTATGGAAGAGGGAACTGAAAGTCCAGATATAAAGCGTTGGGAAAGAGATTGAAACAGAGACGAGACAAGAAGTGAAGGTTGCAACTTAGTTCCTGGTAATCTTTTTTGGCTGATTTGATGGACAGATGCGAGTTATGTTCACTCACTTTTCCTTTTGCCTTTTTCACCACTTTTGAAATGTTCTCTAATTAGCATGTAATTACAATTGAAGCTCTAGTTTCAAGATTAATTAATGTTAGTTATAAATGGCAATTTTGTTTATGCACGTTAGTACTATATCTTAGCGGTGCCATTCAAGCGCGGtaaaattcaaacgataatgaATGGTCTAGCATTCACAATCAACTTAATGCTACAAATTTGGCTACAATTCAATGAAAATTCAACTCATCCATAAGATATCAAATTGTGTAATTTGGACATGCACGGGTCAATATGAATTTATtatgtgtttttggtttgttatAAAGTCTCACATGCTGATTATTTCTCCATTTTATGCATTGGAACGTGCAAATAGGTGTTTGCTGAAACAACAATCAAAACACACACTTCAAcccctatattttttttcttgctaaaagagaaaggaaaggaGAGGAGAGGAATggaagtttttaaaacatatcctctttctttatttacttcttgaaaagcagagagaaaagataaaaataaaagatagacTCAGATATGAAATCTTATACCCAAAACAGAGAGAAATGGGAAGAAAGCTGATTTTTATGcacaaatgattaaaatattcttGTTTTTCgtacttctattttttaatataggaTATTTatgtcatattatatatatatatatatatatatatatatatatatatatatatatatatatatatatataactttattttctcccacttttttttattaaacaactTAAAAATCATCTCACCTTCTACATTTTTTCTTCCtgtctttttctttattaaatcaaacaaagcATTAGgatgtaatttatacaagttagacaactttatttattatcaattagttttaagataaaatttaacataacatCAAAGCTTATAGATGGTTTGTGTGTGTTCACCTTTTTAGCAtggttaattttaataaatatataagtaagatttaaaaaaaaaatatttttctcaaaattcatAGGTAGAGGAgttttcttgattattttttttgtctataaaaAATGTAGGTGCTAATGAATGTTTAAAAGTCttggttaagttatttattAAGTAAGAAAGACAtcttttgaggaaaaaaaattatacactaaaagtgtaaaataatttaaaattgaaaattattttacagtcaacgtatcattatcattttttttactggtAAACTTGGTTTTCATGGTAATTTGTCTTATGATAATAATCATAAACGAAAGACATAATCTTTAACATTGCTTTTACGCATCAAAGCAAAATTCCAATAGGTGTTACAATgttattgaaaaaattcactgttCGGGTGTTGGCATCGATGTCGTTGAATGGATGATTTTTCTTGTAAAACCCTTCTAAAATTCTTATAGTCGATGACTGGTATTGAATATTGATGTTGTGCTAGTGTTTGCTAAATGCTAAGCATGTGGTTGTGATGGCGGAATATTTTGTGTCACCAAAACAATTGCCACATATGGAGGTAAAGGAGGCGCTCGGAAGTGGTAGGGCTGTTTGATCtatatttattatcaaataaaaaaatcccaaTCATCAATTCAAtacactgaaaatactaattttcTGGTACGAATGAGGTAGAAGTGGAGGCACTGAAGCAAATGGGTGTCACTTGAAATTGATTGGAAGTTAACAGATGTTTAAAGGTATTactttagttataaaaaataagtgatatgaattatatgaattttgaaaataatttaacctaagtttttttattagctaTTTGTGAGGTTAAATATTACTACATACAAGTATTACTTGTGTGAGTTCACTTATGCCAATCAGGTTATTAGATTTTGGCTGTATCATCAATTCTTCGGGGTATGGGATTACCACTTGAACCGCTTGCTCctgtgtatatataaaaataaaacattattctTGCATACAGTTGTAGTGTAGTGGCCAAGGTCACCAGAGTTAATTATCAGGTCATAGACCAACTCCAATTCAATGAATCGTCGCtcaaatcaatcaatttaaattagGTTTATAACATTAACTAATACCAACTTCTGTGGAAGTTTTACAAATTGCATTACCttatttttgcataaaaaaatgaaatgtatgTGAATTagacatgaaaaaaaagagtaaaatatttgtaaaatataaatctaaaataatacttGCATACTACTAGTCTTCTAAATATTGGGCCTCATAAACTCAAAAATTACAACAGTAACTATCCAAAATGATATCAACAACAAcagcttatattttttaattaagtgatTTGTGatttaaatttcacttattttttaatataaaataaatcgaTCGGGTAGGAGAGAAATAAACTTTAACAAAGGCCCACGTGATAGAGATCTGATATAACGAAttcctttcatttctttcaggaTAAGCAATCCACATTAATTGTTTAGTTAGCTAAAAAGATGAATCTGCAACTGTGGAAGTTCGCGCTCCCTTTGACGGTGAAGGGTCGCAAGATGAAAAATTTGAGAATATTGTACAACAAAAAGTGCAAAATGGCAATTATGGggaaaaagagaaagtgtaaaGAAAAGTAACACTTGTCATGACAAGGTAATGACACTTGTTAATGACTTAAACATGTTCGGTTCCGTTTTTTGACTTAAGGAATATAGTtggaatatttttctttcatcttctctctatgatttattgttctttaatttatgaGGCTACGCTGCTATGGAAAGCTGGAAACGAAACTTAGGCTAACGAATTTTTATGCATATAATGTGTGCCATTGTTATTTGTATTGCAAGCTTTCACTTTATAGTTTCTCGTTGTGGCAATTGGTTTCACTTCACTCAACAACTACCCTGTTCCCCTGCATAGCTGCACAGGTACTTGTTAGTTATTACCATTAAACACCGGCAAATTAATTAAACTGCATGGTTTCACTTGATCATCATAATTCATAACGGTTTGAACATCACTTTCCAATGAACGTTAGCCATGAAGCAACCTTAAAAGGTGAAGACTCTCAAAttgaatcttaattaaataacttgttgaatgaccctaagttaactcaaaattaaaatatatatacatgtaccTGATTTTCACACCAATTATTTGTTTAGCTGCATCCCCTAATTTTCATCTTCCATATACTGTAATTAGAGTTGGGAAGGAGTAAACAACAAACATGTAATCATATATTACAGGTTGTTGGATAAGACAATGTTTGTCAGTACAACCAGTTTACAAGGGCATGTGCAAAATGTGAGAGAGATTGCACCAATTGTGCgaaatatgtaaattatgtaTGTGCATGAAACAAATTCGTTAATGTACTTGATTTAAAAATGGCTAATTAGACATCATAAGATTAGGG of the Glycine max cultivar Williams 82 chromosome 13, Glycine_max_v4.0, whole genome shotgun sequence genome contains:
- the LOC100795715 gene encoding protein SOSEKI 2 isoform X2, with the translated sequence MEARMRKYRQVSPERAKVWTEKSPKYHQNRKVPVLYYLCRNRQLEHPHFMEVPLSSPDGLYLRDVIDRLNALRGRGMTSLYSWSCKRSYKNGFVWHDLCEDDLILPAHGSEYVLKGSELFYESNSERFGPISNGKIQSLKQLPEPVTCRSHDEASTSSSMTEKETRNSQEDDDLSPRQQTGSSDVSPQSRAGKSDSLSLPLTEYQIYKNDGLADASTQTEENVNKPETQKTCTRGVSTEDDGSLEPECHEIGETQVPQVKYNSEICRDTVSPPPSTPSSSGGKTETLESLIRADVSKMNSFRILEEERIRMQTNARLKASNLLMQLISCGSISVKNHSVGLIPSYKDRLSHSKFPSPLFSTSVTFGDFDCVAEKAKVMGLKLEDKEYYSGSVVESKVLKEGDGHGVLKRSSSCNAERTSEELKSQDTEASSSLGNSKYAPQSVKASSTKQQPSECMRSPVSDGSRNSTDKTYGLGISPVPSIGSSKRITELSAGSGRKQSKRVDSFREEERVIKIEESLLQELGL
- the LOC100795715 gene encoding protein SOSEKI 2 isoform X3, coding for MEARMRKYRQVSPERAKVWTEKSPKYHQNRKVPVLYYLCRNRQLEHPHFMEVPLSSPDGLYLRDVIDRLNALRGRGMTSLYSWSCKRSYKNGFVWHDLCEDDLILPAHGSEYVLKGSELFYESNSERFGPISNGKIQSLKQLPEPVTCRSHDEASTSSSMTEKETRNSQEDDDLSPRQQTGSSDVSPQSRAGKSDSLSLPLTEYQIYKNDGLADASTQTEENVNKPETQKTCTRGVSTEDDGSLEPECHEIGETQVPQVKYNSEICRDTVSPPPSTPSSSGGKTETLESLIRADVSKMNSFRILEEERIRMQTNARLKASNLLMQLISCGSISVKNHSVGLIPSYKDRLSHSKFPSPLFSTSVTFGDFDCVAEKAKVMGLKLEDKEYYSGSVVESKVLKEGDGHGVLKRSSSCNAERTSEELKSQDTEASSSLGNSKYAPQSVKASSTKQQPSECMRSPVSDGSRNSTDKTYGLGISPVPSIGSSKRITELSAGSGRKQSKRVDSFREEERVIKIEES
- the LOC100795715 gene encoding protein SOSEKI 2 isoform X1 — protein: MEARMRKYRQVSPERAKVWTEKSPKYHQNRKVPVLYYLCRNRQLEHPHFMEVPLSSPDGLYLRDVIDRLNALRGRGMTSLYSWSCKRSYKNGFVWHDLCEDDLILPAHGSEYVLKGSELFYESNSERFGPISNGKIQSLKQLPEPVTCRSHDEASTSSSMTEKETRNSQEDDDLSPRQQTGSSDVSPQSRAGKSDSLSLPLTEYQIYKNDGLADASTQTEENVNKPETQKTCTRGVSTEDDGSLEPECHEIGETQVPQVKYNSEICRDTVSPPPSTPSSSGGKTETLESLIRADVSKMNSFRILEEERIRMQTNARLKASNLLMQLISCGSISVKNHSVGLIPSYKDRLSHSKFPSPLFSTSVTFGDFDCVAEKAKVMGLKLEDKEYYSGSVVESKVLKEGDGHGVLKRSSSCNAERTSEELKSQDTEASSSLGNSKYAPQSVKASSTKQQPSECMRSPVSDGSRNSTDKTYGLGISPVPSIGSSKRITELSAGSGRKQSKRVDSFREEERVIKIEERLASGARVIIQSKPC